The Fulvivirga ligni genome window below encodes:
- the dnaA gene encoding chromosomal replication initiator protein DnaA produces MSTECESVWEDCLRVIKESVAEQSFNTWFKPISPLKCANEVLTIQVPSQFFYEWLEEHYVHVLKKAITSVMGPNARLEYSVIVDRGNSKSQPLSVNLPNRTAPKNGNFNANGTKDDYVSPFQLKSVDSLYQESQLNPNNTFDSYIEGDCNRLARSAGYAVAQKPGVTSFNPLMLYGGVGLGKTHLVQAIGNEIKNNKVNSFVLYVSSEKFTNQFIDALRNNKIQEFQNYYMQVDILIIDDVQFLAGKERTQEIFFHIFNHLHQAGKQIVMTSDCPPRDLKGLQERLLSRFKWGLTADLQQPDYETRIAIIQRKMQSDGIYIPENVIEYLAYSVDTNIRELEGVLISLIAHASLSRVDIDLELAKQTLKNIVHDIETEVGIDYIQKTVSEYFKVDVDSLKDKIRKKEIVIARQVAMYFSKEYTNHSLKSIGYHFGGRDHSTVIHAVQSVNDMMDTNAPFKSQVEELRKKLKMKAV; encoded by the coding sequence ATGAGCACTGAATGTGAATCAGTATGGGAGGATTGCCTGCGGGTAATCAAAGAGAGCGTGGCTGAGCAGAGTTTTAACACTTGGTTCAAGCCGATATCTCCACTAAAATGTGCGAATGAAGTACTCACAATTCAGGTGCCTAGTCAGTTTTTCTATGAATGGTTAGAAGAGCACTACGTGCATGTACTAAAGAAGGCGATCACTTCTGTGATGGGGCCAAATGCACGTCTGGAATATTCGGTTATCGTAGATAGAGGTAATAGCAAGAGTCAGCCACTATCTGTAAACCTGCCGAATCGTACTGCTCCTAAAAACGGCAACTTCAATGCTAACGGAACTAAGGATGATTATGTGTCTCCATTCCAGCTGAAGTCCGTAGATTCTTTATATCAGGAATCTCAATTAAATCCGAATAATACATTTGATTCTTACATCGAGGGAGATTGCAATAGGTTGGCAAGATCTGCTGGTTATGCAGTGGCTCAGAAGCCTGGTGTTACTTCATTCAATCCATTGATGTTATACGGCGGTGTTGGCCTTGGTAAAACTCACCTGGTGCAAGCCATTGGAAATGAGATAAAGAATAACAAAGTAAACAGCTTTGTATTATATGTGTCTTCTGAGAAATTCACCAATCAGTTTATTGATGCCCTGAGAAATAATAAGATTCAGGAGTTTCAAAACTACTATATGCAAGTTGATATCCTCATTATTGATGATGTTCAGTTCCTTGCAGGCAAAGAAAGAACTCAGGAGATTTTCTTCCATATTTTTAATCACCTTCATCAGGCAGGTAAGCAAATAGTGATGACTAGTGACTGCCCTCCGAGAGATCTTAAAGGTCTTCAGGAAAGGTTGCTTTCTAGGTTCAAATGGGGACTTACTGCAGATTTACAGCAGCCTGATTATGAGACCAGAATTGCCATTATTCAGCGTAAAATGCAATCTGATGGTATTTATATTCCTGAAAATGTAATTGAATATCTGGCTTATAGCGTAGATACCAATATCAGAGAGCTGGAAGGTGTGCTTATTTCACTTATTGCGCATGCTTCTTTAAGTCGGGTAGATATTGATCTGGAGCTGGCAAAGCAGACTTTGAAGAATATTGTTCATGATATAGAAACTGAGGTAGGTATAGACTACATTCAGAAAACTGTGAGCGAATACTTTAAGGTAGATGTAGACTCACTCAAGGATAAAATAAGGAAGAAGGAAATAGTAATAGCACGTCAGGTGGCTATGTATTTTTCAAAGGAATATACTAACCATTCTTTGAAGTCCATTGGTTATCACTTCGGTGGTAGAGATCATAGTACTGTAATACATGCAGTACAGTCAGTGAATGATATGATGGATACTAACGCCCCTTTCAAATCTCAAGTAGAAGAGCTGAGAAAAAAGCTCAAAATGAAAGCGGTTTAA
- a CDS encoding methylmalonyl-CoA mutase family protein translates to MSNRHKELFKDFKSNSKDEWLKVTEKDLKGNNVFEQYSWQPDPKITLNPYYDNSDITFKQSHFDNRLFNNRETNGESRYWDNFQLLKVNSEKEANEIALAALNNGATGIIFDLEKNKIVNFDELLKDILPAYCNISLMLSENAKTHLNNYVSFLADSNFKAEDIVGLIMSSNSDEYLSNTNLEAFPHLKSIQIELPSDLSFTESVAHGLTSLVHTIENLTDEGVTSQQIFDSLFINVPLSTGYFEEIARIKAIRRLVYQIAQAYGHESFLPEDLYILGTSHAWNNEAYEPQANLLKSTTACMAAIIGGCNGILIKPSDEDSSLLKRMAVNTSLILKEEAYLNKVNDPVAGSYYLETLIDQISQQAWTEFQSKLNEE, encoded by the coding sequence ATGAGTAATCGACATAAGGAACTATTCAAAGATTTCAAGTCTAATTCTAAAGATGAATGGCTGAAAGTCACAGAAAAAGACCTCAAAGGGAACAACGTTTTTGAGCAGTATTCGTGGCAACCAGACCCTAAAATAACCTTAAATCCTTACTATGATAATAGTGACATCACTTTTAAACAATCTCACTTTGATAATAGGCTTTTTAACAATAGAGAAACGAACGGCGAGTCGAGATATTGGGACAACTTTCAATTATTAAAAGTAAACTCTGAAAAAGAGGCCAATGAAATTGCCCTTGCAGCACTCAACAACGGTGCGACAGGAATTATTTTTGATCTTGAAAAAAACAAGATTGTCAACTTTGATGAACTGCTAAAAGACATACTTCCCGCCTACTGCAACATCTCTTTAATGCTTTCAGAAAATGCTAAAACACACCTTAACAACTATGTAAGTTTTTTAGCTGATTCTAACTTTAAAGCCGAAGATATTGTAGGCCTCATAATGAGTAGCAATAGTGATGAGTACCTAAGCAACACAAATCTGGAAGCATTTCCGCATTTGAAGAGCATACAAATTGAGCTACCGTCAGATCTAAGCTTTACGGAGTCAGTAGCTCATGGCCTCACATCGCTGGTGCACACCATCGAAAATCTTACTGATGAAGGCGTTACCAGCCAGCAGATATTTGATTCTTTGTTTATAAATGTCCCTCTTAGCACAGGGTATTTTGAGGAAATCGCCAGAATCAAAGCGATAAGACGCCTGGTGTATCAAATAGCTCAGGCTTATGGACATGAAAGCTTTTTACCAGAAGATTTATATATTTTAGGCACATCTCACGCATGGAACAATGAAGCTTATGAGCCACAAGCTAACCTACTCAAGTCTACCACAGCCTGCATGGCTGCCATCATTGGTGGATGCAATGGTATTTTAATAAAACCTTCTGATGAGGATAGCTCGCTACTTAAGCGCATGGCCGTGAACACAAGCCTGATTTTGAAGGAAGAAGCTTATTTAAACAAGGTGAATGATCCTGTAGCAGGATCTTATTATTTGGAAACACTTATTGACCAAATAAGCCAGCAAGCGTGGACCGAGTTTCAATCTAAATTGAACGAAGAATAA
- a CDS encoding pyridoxamine 5'-phosphate oxidase family protein, with protein sequence MDSYEVNHRNQVKRVAKRGAYDKETVYRILDSSFMCHVSFVVDGQPFIIPTLYGRDGNTIFLHGATTSRMIKNLQNGFDISLAVTHVDGIVLARSIFHHSANYRSVVVFGKAKLVAEEDKIRALEVISDQVINGRWSEVRPPSAKELKATSVLAIDIEQASAKIREGGPGDDQEDMILDVWAGVIPFKLQAMEPITDELCSKGELPTSVVNFYKSS encoded by the coding sequence ATGGATTCTTACGAAGTAAATCACCGAAATCAGGTAAAAAGAGTAGCTAAAAGAGGCGCTTATGATAAAGAAACAGTTTATCGCATACTTGATTCATCATTTATGTGCCATGTGAGTTTTGTTGTTGATGGTCAGCCGTTTATAATACCCACATTATATGGCAGAGATGGTAATACTATTTTTCTGCACGGTGCTACTACCAGCAGAATGATCAAAAATTTGCAGAATGGTTTTGATATTTCGCTTGCTGTAACTCATGTGGATGGTATTGTACTGGCTCGTTCTATTTTTCATCATTCAGCTAATTATCGCTCTGTAGTGGTTTTTGGCAAGGCAAAATTGGTGGCAGAGGAAGATAAAATAAGAGCTTTGGAAGTGATCTCTGATCAGGTTATCAATGGTCGCTGGTCTGAGGTGAGGCCTCCAAGTGCTAAGGAATTAAAAGCAACTTCGGTACTCGCTATCGATATTGAGCAGGCATCGGCAAAAATTCGTGAAGGAGGCCCTGGTGATGATCAAGAGGATATGATACTTGATGTATGGGCAGGAGTAATTCCATTTAAATTACAAGCTATGGAACCTATAACAGATGAGCTTTGTAGTAAGGGGGAGTTGCCTACTTCGGTAGTCAACTTTTATAAAAGTTCTTAA
- the pdxR gene encoding MocR-like pyridoxine biosynthesis transcription factor PdxR produces MIFPWKSALSIDKSRNTPVYLQIANQITKLIFNGNLSKGLKMPGSRALADELQVNRKTIIQAYDELIAQGWLFTDTSRGTFVSNKLPLLEARKLEATPPHEVKQDTIDHNNYNYIPSFKSKPKQFIEINDGSPDHRLAPIDWIYKECRSIARSNYGEHLLKYADVKGDITLRTELAQYLSETRGMPVTPENILITRGSQMGIFLLATTLLAPDKTAVVGNTSYDAADWTIQYSGAQLMRVTIDNEGLNTDELEALCKKQKVSLVYITPHHHFPTTVTLSNERRIRLLELSIKYNFLIIEDDYDYDFHYNSSPLLPLASLNLGGAHVAYIGSFSKIYAPTIRVGYVAASPQLIESLSRARRIVDRQGDQIVERVIAESIKSGELDRHLKKVIREYSHRKDHFYRLMQQHLKPHADFEMPEGGMAIWTIFKDQLKPHELLERANERGLHLNVDKKHVKEQNAMRLGFASLTPSEMDRAFDILKEII; encoded by the coding sequence ATGATATTTCCATGGAAGTCGGCACTCTCAATTGATAAAAGCAGAAATACACCTGTTTATCTGCAAATTGCCAATCAAATAACGAAGCTCATTTTTAACGGCAATCTTTCGAAAGGGCTAAAAATGCCAGGATCTCGAGCTTTAGCAGATGAACTTCAGGTAAATAGAAAAACTATCATTCAGGCTTATGACGAGCTTATTGCCCAGGGCTGGCTCTTCACAGATACCTCAAGAGGCACCTTTGTAAGCAACAAACTACCCTTATTAGAAGCCAGAAAGCTTGAAGCCACACCACCCCATGAAGTAAAGCAAGACACCATTGATCATAACAACTATAACTACATTCCATCATTCAAATCAAAACCCAAACAGTTTATAGAAATAAATGACGGGTCACCAGATCACAGGCTTGCTCCTATTGATTGGATATATAAGGAATGCAGATCCATCGCCAGGAGCAACTACGGAGAGCATCTACTGAAATATGCAGATGTTAAGGGAGATATAACTTTACGAACTGAACTAGCCCAATACCTCAGCGAAACCCGAGGCATGCCCGTAACCCCAGAAAATATCCTGATCACCAGAGGTAGTCAGATGGGCATATTTCTATTAGCTACCACACTGCTGGCTCCCGATAAAACTGCAGTAGTAGGCAACACCAGTTATGACGCCGCCGACTGGACCATTCAATATTCCGGGGCTCAACTGATGAGGGTGACCATAGATAACGAAGGTCTCAATACCGACGAACTTGAAGCTCTATGTAAAAAACAAAAAGTGAGTCTGGTTTACATCACCCCACATCATCATTTCCCCACCACAGTAACCTTATCCAACGAAAGGCGGATTAGACTACTAGAGCTTTCCATCAAGTATAATTTCCTCATTATAGAAGATGACTACGACTATGACTTTCATTACAATAGCAGCCCTCTCCTACCACTTGCCAGCTTAAATCTTGGCGGCGCACATGTAGCCTACATAGGCTCATTCAGTAAAATTTATGCACCCACAATCCGGGTTGGCTACGTAGCGGCAAGCCCACAACTGATAGAATCTCTATCCAGAGCACGCAGAATTGTTGATCGTCAGGGTGACCAGATTGTGGAGAGAGTTATAGCTGAAAGCATAAAATCTGGTGAGCTAGACCGTCATTTAAAAAAGGTAATCAGGGAGTATTCTCATCGGAAGGACCATTTTTACAGACTGATGCAGCAACATCTTAAACCTCATGCTGATTTCGAAATGCCCGAAGGTGGCATGGCCATATGGACCATCTTCAAAGATCAGCTGAAACCTCATGAATTATTAGAAAGAGCCAATGAAAGAGGATTACATCTAAATGTAGACAAAAAGCATGTGAAAGAGCAAAACGCTATGAGACTAGGATTTGCTTCATTAACACCATCAGAAATGGATAGGGCTTTTGATATATTGAAGGAGATTATTTAA